A window of Pseudoalteromonas sp. MEBiC 03607 genomic DNA:
GGAATTGAGACCATAGTCGTAACAGTCGGTTTACGTTTACGTAAACTGTAAAACACCATTTGTTAATAAATAGTAAAAAACAATAATTAACAACAACTTAACCTATGAAGATAAATTTGCGAAATAGCGAAAATAGTAAAAACGAATGATCTGCGACATTAGTCTAATAACCGTGCATAAAACAGAACTATCCATTTATTATCAACAACTTACTTTTTATTAATTTTTATTGCAAAAAATCTAGCCATCGAAATCGCGCATAATTCTGGTAAGGTAGTGTTATTACAATAATTACTGAATTTAAACATGACAGCTGCGCTTTTATTTGTTGCACTCGCCTACATTGGCGTGTTGTTTTGGTTGGCAAATTGGGGGGACAAAACCACTCCTCTTGCAAAAAGAATTAGTCACCATCCATTTGTTTATTCTTTTTCACTAGGCATTTACTGTACGTCTTGGACTTACTACGGTTCAGTCGGAACAGCCGCTACTAACAGTTGGAATTACTTACCGATTTTAATTGGTCCTGCGTTGCTATTTTTCTTTGGCCAAGGTTTTTTGCGCAAATTAGTTTTGGTAAGTAAAAAGCAAAATATCACCACGATTGCCGACTTTATTTCAGCGCGCTACGGTAAACGACAAACTACCGCCATTATGGTGACAATTATCGCTTTATTAGCGACGATTCCTTACATTGCTCTGCAATTAAAAGCTCTCAGTGGTAGTTTCTTATTACTACAAAACGATAGCCGTATTTCAGGCTCTATGTTGGCGTTATCTGCAACCTTAATCATGGCAATGTTTGCGATATTCTTTGGCACCCGCAAAGTGGATGTTACCGAATATCGCTCAGGGCTGATGCTCGCTGTTGCTTTTGAATCTATGGTGAAGTTACTAGCTTTAGTCGCTGTGGCAGGACTTGCACTATACACTTTGTTTAACCTCAGTGAGGTACAAGCAGAGCAATTAACAGGTTCAGTTTGGCAGCATTGGCATAATTTTGACTTTTTTAGCTTCAACTTTATCGGCCAATCAATGATGGCGGCAGCAGCGATTATCTGTTTACCAAGGCAGTTCCATGTCACCGTGGTTGATAACCAAGATAAACGCCATCTTTTTACTGCACGTTGGGCGTTCCCGTTGTATTTACTGCTAACTGCGGCAATGATTTTCCCTATTGCAACTGCCGCTATTCACCCTGGTATTGGCAGTGGATTTTCGCCCGACAGCTTTGTATTAGCCCTGCCACTGATCCATGAAAATGCCTTCTTAACGACTTTTGTATTTATTGGTGGTCTTTCAGCAGCCACGGCAATGATTGTAGTGGCTACACTCACCCTCAGCACCATGATCTCAAACGATGTGGTACTACCGTTAATGCTACGCCGTAAATTTAAACGTAACCTCATTACCAGCAGCTATAAATCACAAATTTTATTAGTGAGGCGCTTCACCATTGCCGGTATTTTGATTTTGTCGTATTTCTACCAGCAATGGTTTGGTCATGGTAAAGCACTGGCAAGTATGGGGTTAGTGGCCTTTTCTTTGGTGTCGCAATTACTCCCAGCCATTGTTGGCGGCTTATACTGGCGAAAAGGCCACGCTTATGGCGTTTATGCCGGATTATTAGCAGGCTTCATTTGTTGGGTATTATTCTTAATGTTACCTATTTTAGATGCGGGTAATAGCTTAAATACGGAGCTGCAACAAACACTTATTACGCGTGGCACCCTAATCGCCTTGTTTGCCAATATTGGCTGTTATATTAGTTTTTCGCTCGGTGCAGATGAGCGTTTAATTGATAAGATTCAGGCTGCAGCCTTTGTTAACCCTAAAGAGCAAGCTGTATTTGCCAGACGCTTAAATAAAAACGTTAAAGCCACCGTTTACGACTTTAAAGTGCTGCTACAAACCTTTTTAGGCGTTCAACGCTCGCAACAAGTACTGGCTCACTTTGCTTTGTCACATAACTTAGATGACAACAACGCACATCCAGACCCTGAGTTTATCGCTTATTGTGAGCGAGCCTTAACCGGTGTGCTTGGCGCATCTTCAGCACAAGCGCTGATCCACACGGTTGCCTCTGGTAAACGCATGGCATTTGAAGAAGTGGTTAACTTTTTTGATGAAACCACACAAGCACTGCAATTTAATCAAAATTTACTTTTCACATCCCTTGAGAACCTCAGTCATGGTATTTCGGTTGTTGATAAAGAGCTAAATTTGGTTGCTTGGAATAAACGCTATGCCGAAATGTTTAACTACCCTGATGAATTTCTAGAGGTTGGCCAACCAATTGAAGAAGTGATCCGCTATAACGCAGAGCGAGGTGAATGTGGTCCGGGTGAGGTTGAACGTCATGTAGAAAAGCGTGTACAGCATCTTAAAAACGGCACACCTCATCACTTTATTCGCCACCGCCGAAATGGCCAAGTATTTGAAATGATAGGTAACCCATTACCTGATGGCGGCTTTGTGACAAGCTTCTCTGATATTACTGTGCATATCGAAACGCAAAACGCCCTCGAAGAAGTAAACATGGATCTTGAAAACCGCATCGAAGCGCGTACCCAAGAAATACGCACCATAAATAGAGATTTACAAGCGCAAATCGATAGCCGAGTACAAACTGAGCAAGCACTTACTTTAGCCAAAAAAGAGGCAGAACAAGCTAATGACAGTAAAACGCGATTTTTAGCCTTGGCTAGCCACGATATTTTACAACCGCTGAATGCGGCGCGCCTATACCTTGCAGCTATTGATGATAAAACCCTTTCGAGCAACAACTTAAATAACTTTGAAAAGCTGGGTGCAAGCTTAGATTCAACGGTGCATTTGATGTCGGCGCTGTTAGAAATTGCCAAGCTCGAGCAAGGGGCAATGACCCCAACGCCACGTCATTTTAGTATTGATGACATACTTGCACCGCTAAAAAATGAATACGCCATTATGTCGAGTGAAAAAGGCTTAAAGCTTACAGTGCGTTCAAAAGGGACAATCGTACACAGCGATATCACCTATTTGCGACGAATTATTCAAAACTTGGTGTCAAATGCGGTTAAGTATACCGAAAGCGGCCGAGTTTTAATTGCGTGTCGCAAACGCAAACACCATTTACGTATTGAAGTTTGGGACACAGGCCCGGGAATAAGTGAAGTGGAGCAAGCAAAAATATTTAATGACTTCTACCGTATTGAAGCGGGCGATAACAAAGGAGTTGGACTTGGTTTAGGGGTAGTAAAACGGATGGTCGACTTGCTTTCGCTACGCATGGATGTCACTTCAACGCCCGGCAAAGGTAGCCGCTTTAGTATTGAAGTGCCATATGGTGAAAGCCAGTTTATTCAGCAAAAAGACACACCTAAAAAAGGCGTTGAAAATCGCAGTGCAATGAACATTATTGCGGTTGATGATGATCCGGAGAATTTAAATGCTATGGCAAGTCTGTTGCAAAAATGGCAAGCCAATTATCAGCTCTTTGATCAAGTTGAAACTGTCATGGCCTATGCTAAAGACCACGGCGCACCTGATGTGATCTTAATGGATTATCAGCTTGGCCATGATTGCGATGGTATTACGCTAATTAAAACGTTAAGGGAAATTTGGCAAAGCCCAGTACCGGCAATTTTAATCACAGCAGTACGTGATGAAGCGCTAAAACAACAAACCAAAGCTGAGCAAATTCATTACCTTAGCAAACCCGTTAAGCCAGCTAAACTCAAAGCCCTGCTTAACCATAGCACTTAACACCATGTATTCCCTTTATTTAAGGCAAAGCAGTAGGCTTTGCCTTAAATTTTTGGAACAACCAACTAAGTGCAACTAACGACAAGCCTAAGCCGATAAACGAAATAGCACGCAATAATCCGGTTAAGTTTGCCATATCTATCAGAAACACTTTTAATACCACCAGCGCTAATAAACCAAGACCTAGCTTTTGTAAAACCGTAATAGTTTTTAACTGCCCCGCCACGACCACCAAAGCACCAATAATAAGCCAAACTAAAGAGTAGCTATACAGCTCTGCATCTGAGGTCGGTAAAGCAAGATTTATATACTCTCCTTGCCAGTTGTGGCGAATTTCCGCATTGATATATAAAACACTCATCACACCTGCAAGTGCACTAAAAAACTTATGCAAAAAGCGCTGAGATTTTGTCAGCTGGCTTGCCCAAATTGCAATGATGGCTGGAACTAACCAAAGTAATAGTAGCCAATTAATAATCGGCCAACTGCCAATATTTATCGGCTCAAAAAACGGATTTACAGCGGTAAAGCTTTTCAGAACTAACAATCCGCTTAATGCTAATAACGCAAAACCTGCCACTTGATAGAGCTTAGCTAATTGCGCAGTAAAACGTGAACGCAGTAAATAAACACAACCCAATATACCCCAGTTACAGGTTAATAAAATATGCTCATACACAGACAAGTTCTCAAAGTCAGGATAGTGCCCCACTAACTGATAGCTCGTCTCTGTGGTAATGAATAAAGCGATACAATGAAGCGTAGCACCTTCTAGCCACACCCGAACAGATTGCTGCTGCCAGTGTCTTGCTGCCAAGTAAAATAAGCAAGCAGACACAGGGTAAACAACTAAACTCCAGTGCACACCAAGTAATAGCGCATCACTGTAATCAGCTGACCAAGGTGCAAAGCTTAACCTAACTAGTAAAGCGCCAACTAAACCTTTTAGCGGCCAAGTAGGTATGCTGAGTGACTGTTTATTGACATAAAAACTGATCAACAACACCTGCGCAGCAAGCGCTAAGGTTAAGCTACTCCCTTCAAGAAGCATGGTTAACGCCAAACTAATATTGGCATTACCGCCAAGCCAGTAACTAAATACCTGCATTGGATTCGTGCTATTAATTGATAACTTAAATAACCAAGCAGACAGTGCCAGTAATACAAAGCACCAAACCGGGTATGCCGTCATTAAGGCATGATCAGGAGTGATGACATATAAGCAACTAATAATCACAAAGCTTGAAAGTGAAGCGAGTAAGGTAAAGCCAAAGCGTTTAGGGTATTTACGACCAAACAAAAAACCATAACCAGCAAACAAAGCAATAAAAAACAGCCCTGCTCCGTAATTTTGTCTAAAAACAAAAAGCTGCTCAGAGTAATCAACAGCATTGTATTGCCCTGTTAGCAAACACACCACACTCACTACAGCAATTATCAGCCAGTGATCCCATGCACTGTTTTTTAATACCAAAAACAACAGTAAAGCCACTAACGACAACATACTAAGCTGCCAAGTAAGCAGATCATTATGACTAATGAGTAAAAGATAAAGTGGCATGACAACTGCTAATAACAGAGGGTTGTCGGGCAGTTGTTTCAGAAGTGTTTTAAAGCGGTGTGGGCGGTATTCAACTTGTTTAATACTTAGCCCTAAACGTGGAATTGCAATTAACAATACAATGCTAAACAGCGCATAAAGGTTAATAAACCAGTGTAGGTTTTTAGTTGCACTCATTGCAACTAAGCAATACCAGCCTAAATGCCCCGCCCATAACAAATACCACAGCCAATGCCGTTTTACGTAATGTGCGACTAGCGAAGCTGATACACTGACAAAAGCAACATAAGTAAGGAGTGCAATAAAGTCATTACTCCCAGTATCTACCCATAAAGGCACACTGTAAGCGCCAATAATACCAATTACAGCCAGCACGGGGCCAAAACGTAATGCCATCCAACTTGCAGCCAAAGAAACCAAGGTTAAAATGCTAAATGCTGGTAAGGCTTGTAGTAAGCCGTAATGACTGTAGGCCAGCAAGGTCAATGCAAACAAACTAATAAAGCCGCCACTTGCCAGCGCCGCGGGAATATAGTTGCTAAATCCTTCAAAGGTAATACCTTTACGATGTAAAACCTCAGCTGTAACAATTAAACTCAGGCCAAAAATAGCGCCAAGTATGAGTCGCATGGTTTCGGATAATAAACCGGCTTCAAGTGAATAGCGGGCCAAAAAGATACCACCAAAGGCAAGTGCAACCGCTCCTACCCAAGTTAGCCAATTGGCTTTGATTTGTGTAACTAGTTGGCTAACTAGCGGATTAAAAGTTGCAGGCTTGGGTTTCGTTTGCTGTGGCTTTTTAGCCATTGCCTCAGTTGGCTTATTGATGGCTTCAGGCTTTGGTTCTCGTTTTGCAGCGTCGGTCAGATCTTCGTTTAAATTATCAAACGAATTTACAATAGTTGCTTGTGAATTATGGATATAGGTCGCGTTAAGTTCTACTCGAAGAGCAGCTACTTCACGCTTCAAACTAGAGAGTTGAAAAAAGGCAATAATGCCAGCAATTGAGCCACCTACAACAACTAGTGCTAGTAATACTAGTAACGCAATACCGTCGTCCATACTCACTCCATGTGTACGCTTTAAACAAAAAAGCAAAAACCTTAATTGTTTATATAATAAACACTTAGCAAGAGTAAAGAAACAACGATATTGCGTTCAAGCCAATTAAGACTGCTCAGTCACCGTTCGCTCTAAGGTCATTTTGTAACCTGAATCAGTGGTTTCATCATGTTCAATCACCAAGATATAGTTACCTTCTTCGGTAAAATCCATGTCGCTTTGTTGCAATAGCACAATCTGCTGGCCGTTGTCTTCAAACACCACATAGGTTGTATAAACTTCGTTATCAACCACCTGCTTTTTTTGGTCGTATTGATCTAAACCTTCAACGACATTACTAGTATCATCAACGGTTTCACCATTGAGAGTGAAATACACATCGACTTCGTCAATCTGTTGCCCTGCATAGTTATCAATTAAATTAACCACAGTAACTGTGTGGCTATAGCTGCTAGGTGTTAGGTTTTCTTCAATGGTCATCATACGAGGGCCGTAGTCTTTGTCATTGTAGAATAGGCCAACCGCACTTTGCTCACGCTCTAATGTCATTAAGAAGTTATCAACAATCTTGTCGCCAGCCTCATCTAACATGGCTACGCTGTAACTATTTGGTGACATACTCATGTATTCAGAGTAACTATCGTTGCTTACAACTTCGGTATTGGTAGACGTTGTTCCTCTGGTTACTTTAAATTGGGTTTGTGTGTAATCATCAATAGTATTAATAAATCGCAACTGGCCTTGTGCGTCTTGGTGGTTTAGTTGAGTCACCGAGCTACTTGCCGTCACTACATCAAGGGTAATGCCGTCTTCTTCTGTTGCATAACTTGGGCGGATCATCGCCATGTAAGTTGCTTCATCATTAAAATACAATTTTGGTGATTCAAAAATCACATCAGTGCTACCACTAGCAGTGACATAAATAGTGTAATAACCTTCCTCAAGCGTAGATAGTTCTGGCTCTACAAGGTACTGCGAAGTCATCAGTAACTCAGCGGTATCAAATAACCCGTCATCAGTGGCAATGTAAACGTCGTAAATATTGTCTTCGCCGACGATATTAAAAAAGCCAACATTAAACTCATCTTCATCGCTTGAAGATGGCACACTTAGCTCAGTGAATGTTGGCTCAGCAAAATCACCATTCATTACTAGCAACTGGGTTTGATCGTCTTTAATTTTAATGGTTTCTTCATCAATAGTGATATAGCTATCGTTGACATCAACATACTGAAAACTCAGCTCATACTCACCCGAGCTGTAATTATGGCGGGTTGATACATCACCAAAATCTGCGCCCGAACGTTCAGTGTCATCAACAAATAAACGTGTATAGGGGCTATTATAAGAGCCATTGTACAGTTGCACATAGCCGCTGTTGCTATTGCTGCTGTCGTCACTAGAACAGGCAGCCAGCACCGAAAGCAAACTTGTGGCAACAATTGTTTTAAGCAGAGTACTTTTCATGAAGTTTATTCCTTATTGTTTGTAATAATCTACTTTGACTCAACCAAAGCAATAAAATTCTATGTTTTACAAACGATTACCTTCACTTACAGTTACTTACGTTAAGGTTAAAAAGTGTAGAAAAAGGTATAGAAAGGCACTCAATTAATCATAATTATGGACAGAAAATCACATTTATAGTGAAAGCAGCTTACTTTTACACGAAAAGTAAATAATGATTACATTTTGTAAGGTTAGACAATGAAGTCAGATAAATTATTAGATAGTTCAATTTGCGCTATGCAGCGCTAAAAAATTAGCAAATAATGAGGCTCACACAAACGGGATTAGAATGAGGACTATGAACACGATTTTAACCACACAATGCGATGATGATGTTGGTCTAATTGCCAAGATCACCGGTCTTTGTCATCAGCATAATTTAAACATTACACGTAATAACGAATTTGTAGATAAAGACGCTAAACGCTTTTTTATGCGTACAGAGTTAAGCGGCGTTATTTCAGATGATTTTTTACCAAGCCTTGCTGAGCTACTTCCTGATGGCGCAGAGCTTGCCCTGCACAGCAGTGAAAAAACCAAAGTGGTATTACTGGCCACCAAAGAAGCACATTGTTTAGGTGGTGTATTACTAAAGCAATTCGAAAAAGCATTAAACATCGAAGTACTGGCTGTGATAGCCAACTATGCAGACTTAGCTCCTCTGGCTGCAGGCTTTGGCGTGCCGTTTCATGTAGTATCGCACGAAGGTTTAAGCCGTGCTGAGCATGATCAACAAGTGGGTGATTTAATTGCCAGCTATCAGCCTGACATTATCGGCCTTGCTAAATATATGCGTATTTTAAGCCCTGAATTTGTGGCGCGCTTTGAAGGTAAGATTATTAATATTCACCATTCGTTTTTGCCTGCCTTTATTGGTGCGAAGCCTTACCATCAGGCATTTGAGCGCGGTGTAAAAATAATTGGTGCGACCGCTCACTTTGTTAATAACGAGCTTGATGAAGGGCCGATTATTTTACAAGATGTGACACATGTTAGCCATGCGGATACCGCTGAGATGATGGCAAAAATGGGGAAAGATGTTGAGAAAACGGTGTTTTGCAAAGCGCTGCAACTCGCGTCTGAACATAAACTGTTTATCAATGGAAATCGAACCGTGGTGTTCGCTTAAGCAATAAAATGAAGAGGCTGTATGGCCTCTTTATTGTTGTTATTATCTTTTGTTATGCCGACTCAATAGGCTCTAGTTGTAATTTAGAGGCAATTAATACCGCTTGAGTACGGTTATACACACCTAGCTTTCTAAAAATTGCTGTAATGTGTGCTTTCACTGTCGCTTCAGAAATGTGTAACTCGTAAGCAATCTGTTTGTTTAACAAGCCTTCGTGTAAGTATTGTAAAACTTTATATTGCTGTGGCGTAAGCGATGCAACTTGAGCGGCAATTTCTTTATCTTCGCCATCAACATCAGAGACTTTATCTTTTAATTCTGATGGTAGCCACACATCCCCCTCAAGAATGTGGTTGATTGCCATGGCAATATCATCTGACGATGATGATTTTGGAATGAATCCCATTGCACCATAGGCCATTACTTTAGAGACAACGTTAATATCTTCGCTGCCAGAAACAACAGCAATTGGTAAGCTAGGATAATCTTCGCGAATGCGAATAAGGCCGTATAAATCGCCATTGCCTGGCATGTGAAGGTCTAGTAGTAAGATATCAAGATCTTCTTGTTCGTTTAACACCTGTAAAGTGGTCTCAAAGTTTTCCGATTCAAACACTTCTAAATCAGCGAACTTAGCACTTAATGCCCCTTTCAGCGCTTCACGAAATAACGGATGATCGTCCGCTATTAAAAACTGACTCATGGTTCACTCCTAATAAATTCGGCTGACACCTATTTCTAAGTGACAGCCGATATACTACGTTTAGAATCAACTTCTAATCAAGTTTTTAACGTGATTTTAACGATTTAATCGGTTTTCGATTAGTTCATCTACCACACTTGGATCGGCAAGAGTTGATGTATCACCTAGCTGTTGATGCTCATTTGCCGCAATTTTACGTAAAATTCGACGCATGATCTTACCAGAACGTGTTTTCGGTAGACCCGGAGACCATTGGATCATATCTGGTGAAGCAATTGGGCTTAGTTCTTTACGAACCCAGTTACGCACTTCTTTTGTTAGTTCATCGCTCACTACAACACCCTCATTTGGTGTGATGTAAACATAAATGCCCTGACCCTTAATGTCATGCGGATAACCAACTACAGCAGCTTCTGCTACAGCTTCGTGAGCAACCAATGCACTTTCAATTTCTGCCGTACCTAGGCGGTGGCCTGATACATTAAGTACATCGTCCACACGGCCAGTGATCCAGTAGTAACCATCTTCATCACGGCGACAACCATCACCGGTGAAATACACACCAGGGTAAGCTGAGAAATAGGTTTGTTCAAAGCGTTCATGGTCACCATAAACTGTACGAGCTTGTGACGGCCAGCTATCTAAAATAACAAGGTTGCCATCAACCGCACCTTCTAATGTATTACCTTCAGCATCAAAAAGTGCCGGTGCAATACCAAAGAAAGGACGAGTTGCTGAACCTGGTTTCATATCTGTCGCACCTGGTAACGGTGTGATCATGATGCCACCAGTTTCTGTTTGCCACCACGTATCTACAATTGGGCAGTTTTCGTTACCAATGTGCTCGTAATACCAAGCCCACGCTTCAGGGTTAATCGGCTCACCCACTGAACCCATGATACGTAAACTATTACGTGTTGAGGTAGCTGTTGGCTCATCACCTTTCGCCATTAAAGCACGGATAGCTGTTGGTGCAGTGTAAAGGATAGTCACGTTGTGCTTATCAATCACTTCACCCATACGACCCGCCGTTGGATACGTTGGTACACCTTCAAAAACCACTTGCGTACAACCGTTTACTAATGGCCCATAGGCAATGTAGCTGTGCCCTGTGATCCAGCCCACATCAGCGCTACACCAGAAGATATCGTCTTCTTTTAGGTCAAACACGTATTCATGTGTCATTGATGCATAAACGAGGTAACCACCGGTAGTATGAACCACCCCTTTTGGTTGGCCTGTTGAGCCAGAGGTATAAAGAATGAAAAGCGGATCTTCTGCATTCATTGGCTCTGGTTCACACTCAGCAGGTAGGTCAGCGACAAGTTCATGCCACCAAACATCGTGGCTATTCCACTCAACTTCGCCACCGGTTAACTGATGCACAATAACGTGTTCAACCGTAGTTACTGAGTCTTGTGATACCGCTTCATCAACATTTGCTTTAAGTGGTACACAGTTGCCAGCACGGCGACCTTCGTCTGAAGTAATTACCACTTTAGCGCCTGAGTCATTAATTCGGTCAGCAATCGCTGATGGAGAGAAACCACCAAATACCACAGAATGAATCGCACCAATACGCGCACATGCTTGCATAGCGTAAATAGCTTGCGGTGTCATAGGCATGTAAATAGCAACGCGATCACCTTTTGATACGCCTAACTTTTTAAGGCCATTTGCCAATTTTGCTACTTCGTCGTGAAGTTGTTGGTAGCTGATATTTTCGCTGTGTTCAGGGTTGTCACCTTCCCAAATAAGGGCTGTTTTATCTGCTTTAGTAGCAAGGTGGCGGTCAATACAGTTATATGAAGCGTTAAGTTGGCCGTCTTCATACCAGCGGATGCTGATGTGGCCTTTGTCGAATGAGGTGTTCTTTACTTTATTATAAGGAGTTGACCAATCAAGGCGTTTACCGTGCTCTCGCCAAAATCCTTCAGGGTCATCGATAGATTGCTTATACATTGTATTATATTTATCGTTATCAACTAATGCTGCATTCTTGATATGCGCTGGTACTGGATAGATACTTTCTGACATTGTTGTCGTCTCCATTTTAATTACTTGCCTTCGGCCTGCCTCAAGGATCACTCAGCAAAGCCCCTGAAAGTATTAGACCTTAGTTGTATATCTTGTCATTTCACAAAAAACTTCGAAATCGCCTTCTATAATCTAGTCCAATGTTCGCAGGTAAGCGATTTTGAGTCGCTTACCACCTTAGTCTAATAGACCAATAGATAATTGAGAGAAGTCATTTCTTAAACAACAGTGATACAACAACATTAATGCAATCAACAAGTAGCTTCGACAGGAATACACATTATGACAACAACAAAAGTAACCGCATTAAAAACACTGACAGCTTCGGCTGTTTTATGTGCACTTGCAGGTACCGCTAACGCTGCAACCATTGGTAACACCGACGTTTCTTATGGTGGCTATGTAAAACTAGATGCGATGTGGAGTGATTACTCTGCAGGTGTACCAGCCGGTGGCAGCATTGGCCGTGACTTCTATGTCCCAAGTACGACCCCCGTGGGCGCAGACAGCGACAGTGATGCTGTCTTTGATATGCATGCTCGCCAGTCTCGATTTAGCCTAGGCACAGCAACTAAATTAGATGATGGGAAAACAATTAAAACCAAAATAGAAATCGATTTCCTTGCTTCTGCACCAGGTGGAAATGAGCGTGTTACAAACTCTTATGCACCGCGTATACGCCAAGCATTTGTAACTTATGATGGATGGTTATTTGGTCAAGCTTGGTCAAACTTCCAAAACGTTGGTGCCCTTCCTGAAACCTTAGACTTTGTTGGCCCAGCAGAAGGTACTGTGTTTGCTCGCCAAGCACAAATTCGCTATACAACAGGTAACTGGTCATTCTCTGTTGAAAACCCAGAAAGCACAGTCACTGTAGGTGGTGCTCGTGTGGCGACTGATGATGCTTCAATGCCTGACTTTACAGCACGTTATGCCCATAAGGCTGATTGGGGTGAGCTTGTTGTAACAGGTCTGGCACGCCAGCTTACTTATAAACAAAATGGCATTGATGCGGATACATCATCGTTTGGTATCAGCGCATCAGGTAAAGTAAATTTTGGTGAAAATAATCTTAAATTTATGCTTACACAAGGTTCTGGTTTAGGCCGCTATGTTGGTTTAAATGTTGCTCATGGTGCGGTACTTGATGGCGATGATCTAGATGCGATTGATTCAACATCTGGCTTTATTGCTTATCAACAAAACTGGAGCAGCCAATGGCGCTCAACCTTCCTGTATTCATTCTTCTCTGCTGATAACAATACCGACTTATTAGCTATGTCTATTGACCCAACAAAGACAAGCCAAAGCTTTAGCGCTAACCTATTGTATTCACCAGTTAAAAAATTGACTTTTGGGGTTGAATTCAAACATGCAGAGCGTGAGCTTGAAAGTGGCACTGATGGCGATATGGATCGTCTGCAATTTTCTGCAAAATACGTGTTTTAAAATTAAAAGTTTTACTTCCTGAAGCGGCTTCGGCCGCTTTTTTTTATCAAGCGTTTGGATTCTCCTGCGTTGCATTTTTAAAAACATTTCAAGTCCTACAAAAACTTAATTGCAAATCGTTCTCATTTAGTTTAG
This region includes:
- a CDS encoding PAS-domain containing protein — its product is MTAALLFVALAYIGVLFWLANWGDKTTPLAKRISHHPFVYSFSLGIYCTSWTYYGSVGTAATNSWNYLPILIGPALLFFFGQGFLRKLVLVSKKQNITTIADFISARYGKRQTTAIMVTIIALLATIPYIALQLKALSGSFLLLQNDSRISGSMLALSATLIMAMFAIFFGTRKVDVTEYRSGLMLAVAFESMVKLLALVAVAGLALYTLFNLSEVQAEQLTGSVWQHWHNFDFFSFNFIGQSMMAAAAIICLPRQFHVTVVDNQDKRHLFTARWAFPLYLLLTAAMIFPIATAAIHPGIGSGFSPDSFVLALPLIHENAFLTTFVFIGGLSAATAMIVVATLTLSTMISNDVVLPLMLRRKFKRNLITSSYKSQILLVRRFTIAGILILSYFYQQWFGHGKALASMGLVAFSLVSQLLPAIVGGLYWRKGHAYGVYAGLLAGFICWVLFLMLPILDAGNSLNTELQQTLITRGTLIALFANIGCYISFSLGADERLIDKIQAAAFVNPKEQAVFARRLNKNVKATVYDFKVLLQTFLGVQRSQQVLAHFALSHNLDDNNAHPDPEFIAYCERALTGVLGASSAQALIHTVASGKRMAFEEVVNFFDETTQALQFNQNLLFTSLENLSHGISVVDKELNLVAWNKRYAEMFNYPDEFLEVGQPIEEVIRYNAERGECGPGEVERHVEKRVQHLKNGTPHHFIRHRRNGQVFEMIGNPLPDGGFVTSFSDITVHIETQNALEEVNMDLENRIEARTQEIRTINRDLQAQIDSRVQTEQALTLAKKEAEQANDSKTRFLALASHDILQPLNAARLYLAAIDDKTLSSNNLNNFEKLGASLDSTVHLMSALLEIAKLEQGAMTPTPRHFSIDDILAPLKNEYAIMSSEKGLKLTVRSKGTIVHSDITYLRRIIQNLVSNAVKYTESGRVLIACRKRKHHLRIEVWDTGPGISEVEQAKIFNDFYRIEAGDNKGVGLGLGVVKRMVDLLSLRMDVTSTPGKGSRFSIEVPYGESQFIQQKDTPKKGVENRSAMNIIAVDDDPENLNAMASLLQKWQANYQLFDQVETVMAYAKDHGAPDVILMDYQLGHDCDGITLIKTLREIWQSPVPAILITAVRDEALKQQTKAEQIHYLSKPVKPAKLKALLNHST
- a CDS encoding DUF2339 domain-containing protein yields the protein MDDGIALLVLLALVVVGGSIAGIIAFFQLSSLKREVAALRVELNATYIHNSQATIVNSFDNLNEDLTDAAKREPKPEAINKPTEAMAKKPQQTKPKPATFNPLVSQLVTQIKANWLTWVGAVALAFGGIFLARYSLEAGLLSETMRLILGAIFGLSLIVTAEVLHRKGITFEGFSNYIPAALASGGFISLFALTLLAYSHYGLLQALPAFSILTLVSLAASWMALRFGPVLAVIGIIGAYSVPLWVDTGSNDFIALLTYVAFVSVSASLVAHYVKRHWLWYLLWAGHLGWYCLVAMSATKNLHWFINLYALFSIVLLIAIPRLGLSIKQVEYRPHRFKTLLKQLPDNPLLLAVVMPLYLLLISHNDLLTWQLSMLSLVALLLFLVLKNSAWDHWLIIAVVSVVCLLTGQYNAVDYSEQLFVFRQNYGAGLFFIALFAGYGFLFGRKYPKRFGFTLLASLSSFVIISCLYVITPDHALMTAYPVWCFVLLALSAWLFKLSINSTNPMQVFSYWLGGNANISLALTMLLEGSSLTLALAAQVLLISFYVNKQSLSIPTWPLKGLVGALLVRLSFAPWSADYSDALLLGVHWSLVVYPVSACLFYLAARHWQQQSVRVWLEGATLHCIALFITTETSYQLVGHYPDFENLSVYEHILLTCNWGILGCVYLLRSRFTAQLAKLYQVAGFALLALSGLLVLKSFTAVNPFFEPINIGSWPIINWLLLLWLVPAIIAIWASQLTKSQRFLHKFFSALAGVMSVLYINAEIRHNWQGEYINLALPTSDAELYSYSLVWLIIGALVVVAGQLKTITVLQKLGLGLLALVVLKVFLIDMANLTGLLRAISFIGLGLSLVALSWLFQKFKAKPTALP
- the purU gene encoding formyltetrahydrofolate deformylase gives rise to the protein MNTILTTQCDDDVGLIAKITGLCHQHNLNITRNNEFVDKDAKRFFMRTELSGVISDDFLPSLAELLPDGAELALHSSEKTKVVLLATKEAHCLGGVLLKQFEKALNIEVLAVIANYADLAPLAAGFGVPFHVVSHEGLSRAEHDQQVGDLIASYQPDIIGLAKYMRILSPEFVARFEGKIINIHHSFLPAFIGAKPYHQAFERGVKIIGATAHFVNNELDEGPIILQDVTHVSHADTAEMMAKMGKDVEKTVFCKALQLASEHKLFINGNRTVVFA
- a CDS encoding response regulator transcription factor, translated to MSQFLIADDHPLFREALKGALSAKFADLEVFESENFETTLQVLNEQEDLDILLLDLHMPGNGDLYGLIRIREDYPSLPIAVVSGSEDINVVSKVMAYGAMGFIPKSSSSDDIAMAINHILEGDVWLPSELKDKVSDVDGEDKEIAAQVASLTPQQYKVLQYLHEGLLNKQIAYELHISEATVKAHITAIFRKLGVYNRTQAVLIASKLQLEPIESA